In Eleginops maclovinus isolate JMC-PN-2008 ecotype Puerto Natales chromosome 10, JC_Emac_rtc_rv5, whole genome shotgun sequence, the following proteins share a genomic window:
- the tdrkh gene encoding tudor and KH domain-containing protein isoform X2, whose amino-acid sequence MDAVKESHKSPLSSGKMVALAAGLSVGATVGYIVYRHISSTNISRGPEPEVSKMTVPVEVYRNISRQQPNFLDGLNQRSGAQVRVLSDPREPGCSSVCFLLQGSQEQVLDARCLLENLLTDCEPLSEALDVPNTAFGRIIGRGGESLKLITRTSGAKVFCSKEKELGPGAKGKITITGSRQEVEQAKELILEKVREDMMVRTKISQSSALRPKRGPTAVSQRPDSREPEAPVGLNNNGPCFQTERNGLIHANGTKRKPANIFDKIQLLKITDNKEEEEEEEEEEEEEDSVSTESLSEVSKFEIPSPDLSFQPDEHLEVYVSASENPNHFWIQILGVRSLQLDKLTEEMTRFYNSGNPTEQRVETFVVGDIVAAPYHDHGTWNRARVLGVLGSELVDLYYVDFGDNGELPRDSLCRMRSDFLSLPFQAIECNLAGVRPKGEEWTEAALDDFEQLTYCASWRPLQAKLCSYSHSDISSWPSVKLYDNTDSQTLDIGEELIRRGHAVSFQEAVNGKMEGSNLGCLQRMMDDVIGASSELSLSCISLSEAASISGSVDDVREEELI is encoded by the exons ATGGACGCAGTGAAGGAGAGTCACAAGAGCCCCCTGAGCTCGGGCAAGATGGTGGCCCTGGCTGCAGGGCTCTCTGTCGGGGCCACAGTGGGCTACATCGTCTATCGCCATATAAGCAGTACCAACATCA GTCGAGGGCCCGAACCTGAGGTGTCCAAGATGACCGTTCCTGTAGAAGTGTACAGAAACATATCAAGACAGCAACCCAACTTTTTGGACGGG ctGAACCAGAGGTCTGGAGCTCAGGTACGGGTGTTGTCGGACCCCAGGGAACCgggctgcagctctgtgtgctTCCTGCTGCAGGGCTCCCAGGAACAGGTGCTGGATGCTCGTTGTTTGCTGGAAAACCTGCTCACTGACTGTGAGCCACTGAGCGAGGCTCTGGACGTTCCTAATACGGCCTTTGGACGTATAATAG gcCGTGGTGGAGAGAGTTTGAAACTGATCACCAGAACCTCAGGGGCAAAAGTGTTTTGTTCTAAAGAGAAAGAGCTCGGCCCTGGGGCCAAAGGCAAGATAACGATCACAGGGAGCAGACAGGAGGTGGAGCAGGCCAAA gaactCATTCTAGAAAAAGTCAGAGAGGACATGATGGTGAGGACAAAGATCTCCCAGTCCTCTGCCCTGCGGCCGAAGCGTGGTCCCACTGCTGTGAGTCAGAGGCCAGACAGCAGGGAGCCTGAAGCTCCAGTGGGACTAAACAACAACGGCCCCTGCTTCCAGACTGAGAGGAATGGGCTGATCCATGCTAACGGCACCAAAAGAAAGCCAGCAAACATTTTTGACAAGATTCAGTTGCTGAAAATCACAGAcaacaaggaggaggaggaggaggaggaggaggaggaggaggaggaggacagtgtCTCCACAGAATCCCTCTCTGAAGTCTCCAAGTTTGAGA TCCCCAGCCCAGACCTGAGCTTCCAGCCAGATGAACATCTCGAGGTTTATGTTTCTGCATCCGAGAACCCCAACCACTTCTGGATCCAGATCCTGGGGGTGCGTTCCCTTCAGCTGGACAAACTCACTGAGGAGATGACACGCTTCTATAACAGCGGCAACCCCACA gaaCAGAGGGTGGAGACCTTTGTGGTCGGGGACATTGTGGCTGCTCCCTACCATGACCACGGTACATGGAACAGGGCCAGGGTGCTGGGGGTGCTGGGCTCTGAACTGGTGGACCTCTACTATGTGGACTTTGGGGACAACGGGGAGCTGCCCAGAGACAGCCTCTGCAGAATGAG GAGCGACTTCCTCAGTTTACCTTTCCAAGCTATTGAATGCAACTTAGCAGGAGTGAGACCCAAAG GAGAGGAGTGGACGGAGGCAGCGCTGGATGACTTTGAGCAACTGACGTACTGCGCCTCCTGGAGACCCCTGCAGGCCAAACTCTGCAGCTACTCGCACTCTGACATCTCCTCCTGGCCCAGCGTCAAGCTCTACGACAACACTGATAGCCAG ACGTTAGATATTGGTGAGGAGCTCATTCGGCGGGGACATGCTGTCAGCTTCCAGGAAGCAGTGAACGGGAAGATGGAGGGGAGCAATCTGGGCTGTCTGCAGAGGATGATG
- the tdrkh gene encoding tudor and KH domain-containing protein isoform X1, producing the protein MDVGVSKSHVFLNYSPRALLSQWSIPLGARRVMDAVKESHKSPLSSGKMVALAAGLSVGATVGYIVYRHISSTNISRGPEPEVSKMTVPVEVYRNISRQQPNFLDGLNQRSGAQVRVLSDPREPGCSSVCFLLQGSQEQVLDARCLLENLLTDCEPLSEALDVPNTAFGRIIGRGGESLKLITRTSGAKVFCSKEKELGPGAKGKITITGSRQEVEQAKELILEKVREDMMVRTKISQSSALRPKRGPTAVSQRPDSREPEAPVGLNNNGPCFQTERNGLIHANGTKRKPANIFDKIQLLKITDNKEEEEEEEEEEEEEDSVSTESLSEVSKFEIPSPDLSFQPDEHLEVYVSASENPNHFWIQILGVRSLQLDKLTEEMTRFYNSGNPTEQRVETFVVGDIVAAPYHDHGTWNRARVLGVLGSELVDLYYVDFGDNGELPRDSLCRMRSDFLSLPFQAIECNLAGVRPKGEEWTEAALDDFEQLTYCASWRPLQAKLCSYSHSDISSWPSVKLYDNTDSQTLDIGEELIRRGHAVSFQEAVNGKMEGSNLGCLQRMMDDVIGASSELSLSCISLSEAASISGSVDDVREEELI; encoded by the exons ATGGACGTTGGAGTGTCCAAATCCCATGTGTTTCTCAACTACAGCCCCAGAGCCCTCCTCTCCCA GTGGAGCATCCCACTGGGTGCACGGCGGGTTATGGACGCAGTGAAGGAGAGTCACAAGAGCCCCCTGAGCTCGGGCAAGATGGTGGCCCTGGCTGCAGGGCTCTCTGTCGGGGCCACAGTGGGCTACATCGTCTATCGCCATATAAGCAGTACCAACATCA GTCGAGGGCCCGAACCTGAGGTGTCCAAGATGACCGTTCCTGTAGAAGTGTACAGAAACATATCAAGACAGCAACCCAACTTTTTGGACGGG ctGAACCAGAGGTCTGGAGCTCAGGTACGGGTGTTGTCGGACCCCAGGGAACCgggctgcagctctgtgtgctTCCTGCTGCAGGGCTCCCAGGAACAGGTGCTGGATGCTCGTTGTTTGCTGGAAAACCTGCTCACTGACTGTGAGCCACTGAGCGAGGCTCTGGACGTTCCTAATACGGCCTTTGGACGTATAATAG gcCGTGGTGGAGAGAGTTTGAAACTGATCACCAGAACCTCAGGGGCAAAAGTGTTTTGTTCTAAAGAGAAAGAGCTCGGCCCTGGGGCCAAAGGCAAGATAACGATCACAGGGAGCAGACAGGAGGTGGAGCAGGCCAAA gaactCATTCTAGAAAAAGTCAGAGAGGACATGATGGTGAGGACAAAGATCTCCCAGTCCTCTGCCCTGCGGCCGAAGCGTGGTCCCACTGCTGTGAGTCAGAGGCCAGACAGCAGGGAGCCTGAAGCTCCAGTGGGACTAAACAACAACGGCCCCTGCTTCCAGACTGAGAGGAATGGGCTGATCCATGCTAACGGCACCAAAAGAAAGCCAGCAAACATTTTTGACAAGATTCAGTTGCTGAAAATCACAGAcaacaaggaggaggaggaggaggaggaggaggaggaggaggaggaggacagtgtCTCCACAGAATCCCTCTCTGAAGTCTCCAAGTTTGAGA TCCCCAGCCCAGACCTGAGCTTCCAGCCAGATGAACATCTCGAGGTTTATGTTTCTGCATCCGAGAACCCCAACCACTTCTGGATCCAGATCCTGGGGGTGCGTTCCCTTCAGCTGGACAAACTCACTGAGGAGATGACACGCTTCTATAACAGCGGCAACCCCACA gaaCAGAGGGTGGAGACCTTTGTGGTCGGGGACATTGTGGCTGCTCCCTACCATGACCACGGTACATGGAACAGGGCCAGGGTGCTGGGGGTGCTGGGCTCTGAACTGGTGGACCTCTACTATGTGGACTTTGGGGACAACGGGGAGCTGCCCAGAGACAGCCTCTGCAGAATGAG GAGCGACTTCCTCAGTTTACCTTTCCAAGCTATTGAATGCAACTTAGCAGGAGTGAGACCCAAAG GAGAGGAGTGGACGGAGGCAGCGCTGGATGACTTTGAGCAACTGACGTACTGCGCCTCCTGGAGACCCCTGCAGGCCAAACTCTGCAGCTACTCGCACTCTGACATCTCCTCCTGGCCCAGCGTCAAGCTCTACGACAACACTGATAGCCAG ACGTTAGATATTGGTGAGGAGCTCATTCGGCGGGGACATGCTGTCAGCTTCCAGGAAGCAGTGAACGGGAAGATGGAGGGGAGCAATCTGGGCTGTCTGCAGAGGATGATG